A genomic window from Methylobacterium nodulans ORS 2060 includes:
- a CDS encoding invasion associated locus B family protein has product MFVRIMTRAAVILLVLILAGLSGGGTHAAGQKRKAVPVAPQTTASAVQPAPSYTLTPGFSVKLPDVALPADVPLGQYRRVIRPFPNWTLICDENLEKKQKVCNISQTIVGPDGATVFSWSLAATLEGQPFFILRIPPGVGPNATLGLDLADGAPPITVPIKGCDAKICIAYLPVGQRLRTAAAKGGPVQVSYASDSLPNAVSFRAPLAGLTAALSVI; this is encoded by the coding sequence ATGTTCGTGAGGATCATGACCCGCGCCGCTGTAATATTGTTGGTCCTGATCCTTGCGGGCCTGTCCGGCGGCGGCACACATGCCGCCGGACAGAAACGCAAGGCGGTGCCGGTTGCCCCCCAGACGACGGCCTCAGCCGTCCAGCCGGCGCCATCTTACACCCTTACGCCGGGTTTCAGCGTGAAGCTCCCCGATGTAGCGCTGCCGGCGGACGTGCCGCTCGGCCAATATCGCAGAGTCATCCGTCCGTTTCCGAACTGGACGCTGATCTGCGACGAGAACCTCGAGAAGAAGCAGAAGGTCTGCAACATCTCGCAGACCATCGTCGGCCCGGACGGTGCGACCGTCTTCAGTTGGTCGCTTGCCGCCACGCTGGAGGGCCAGCCCTTCTTTATCCTCCGCATCCCGCCGGGTGTCGGCCCCAACGCCACGCTCGGGCTCGATCTCGCCGATGGCGCCCCGCCGATCACCGTTCCGATCAAGGGCTGCGACGCGAAGATCTGCATCGCCTATCTGCCGGTCGGCCAGCGCCTGCGCACCGCCGCCGCGAAGGGAGGTCCCGTGCAGGTCTCCTATGCCAGCGACTCGCTGCCCAATGCCGTTTCGTTCCGTGCGCCGCTTGCCGGTCTTACCGCTGCGCTGTCGGTGATCTGA
- a CDS encoding beta-ketoacyl-ACP synthase, with translation MRRVVVTGLGAVTPLAAGVEASWSRLLGGRSGIRRLSDDVVGDLPAKVGGAVPSAEEDPDAGFDPDAVMAPKDQRKVDRFILFALAAAEEALAQANWKPVSETERLRTATVIASGIGGFPAITEAVRTVDSRGVRRLSPFTIPSFLVNLAAGHISIRHGFKGPLGAPVTACAAGIQAIGDAARLIRANEADIAVCGGTEACMNIVSLGGFAAARSLSTGFNGTPAEASRPFDMARDGFVMGEGAGILVIEELSHALARGAKPFAELVGYGTTADAHHVTSGPEDGDGARRAMQIAIAQAGISPGEVRHLNAHATSTPVGDLGELEAIKRVFGADSSIAVSATKSATGHLLGSARSPSASPSRPSARRGVSRGQARPSAGPPCGRGCWRAARRARPRRGWHVI, from the coding sequence ATGCGTCGGGTTGTGGTCACAGGTCTGGGCGCGGTCACGCCGTTGGCCGCAGGTGTCGAAGCGTCCTGGTCGCGCCTCCTGGGCGGCCGCTCGGGCATCCGGAGGCTTTCGGACGATGTGGTGGGAGATCTGCCGGCGAAAGTCGGTGGGGCGGTGCCCTCTGCGGAAGAAGATCCGGACGCCGGTTTCGATCCGGATGCCGTCATGGCGCCGAAGGATCAGCGCAAGGTAGACCGGTTCATTCTCTTCGCGCTGGCGGCGGCAGAAGAGGCGCTGGCGCAGGCGAATTGGAAGCCCGTCTCGGAAACGGAGCGCCTGCGCACGGCCACGGTCATCGCTTCGGGCATCGGCGGGTTCCCAGCCATCACCGAGGCGGTACGTACGGTGGACTCGCGCGGCGTCCGTCGCCTGTCGCCGTTCACGATCCCCTCGTTCCTGGTGAATCTCGCGGCGGGCCACATCTCGATCCGCCATGGCTTCAAAGGCCCACTGGGCGCGCCGGTGACAGCGTGCGCGGCCGGCATCCAGGCGATCGGCGATGCGGCTCGTCTTATCCGCGCCAATGAGGCCGACATCGCCGTCTGCGGTGGCACGGAAGCGTGCATGAACATCGTCAGTCTCGGTGGTTTTGCTGCAGCACGCTCTCTTTCCACTGGCTTCAATGGCACGCCGGCCGAAGCCTCACGGCCATTCGACATGGCGCGGGATGGCTTCGTCATGGGCGAAGGGGCCGGAATCCTGGTCATTGAGGAGTTGAGCCATGCGCTGGCACGCGGCGCAAAGCCGTTCGCCGAGCTCGTCGGCTACGGCACGACGGCGGATGCGCATCACGTCACGTCCGGTCCCGAGGATGGCGACGGGGCGCGCCGGGCCATGCAGATCGCGATCGCCCAGGCCGGGATTTCGCCGGGCGAGGTTCGTCATCTGAATGCGCATGCGACCTCCACGCCGGTCGGCGATCTCGGGGAACTCGAAGCGATCAAACGGGTCTTCGGCGCCGATTCCTCGATAGCTGTCAGCGCAACGAAGTCGGCGACCGGACACCTGCTCGGCTCTGCCCGATCACCATCGGCATCACCCAGCCGACCGTCAGCCCGACGCGGGGTATCCAGAGGCCAAGCGCGTCCATCTGCCGGACCACCCTGCGGACGGGGTTGTTGGCGCGCCGCACGTCGAGCAAGGCCGCGTCGGGGGTGGCACGTCATTTGA
- a CDS encoding TetR/AcrR family transcriptional regulator: MRVSRVQAEKNRQTVIDVASRLFREHGFDGIGLKGLMEGAGLTQGGFYKQFASKEDLAAQASKRALESAFARWEAAAASNPTDPLGAAVAFYLSMEHREEKMDGCPVVALGSDAARQGVDVKASFEAGIRKYLELLGRWVADTDGEEPSGKAMAILSTMVGAVVLSRAVNDEHLSKRFLQAAAESVLTASSAGDAQLGPRQ, translated from the coding sequence ATGCGCGTGAGTCGCGTTCAGGCCGAGAAAAACCGGCAAACCGTGATCGATGTCGCCAGCCGCCTTTTTCGGGAGCACGGCTTTGACGGCATCGGCCTCAAGGGCCTGATGGAGGGGGCCGGGCTGACCCAAGGCGGGTTTTATAAGCAGTTCGCCTCAAAGGAGGATTTGGCTGCACAGGCGTCCAAGCGGGCGTTGGAGAGCGCCTTCGCCCGATGGGAAGCCGCAGCTGCTTCAAACCCAACAGACCCGCTTGGCGCGGCGGTCGCGTTCTACCTCAGCATGGAACATCGAGAAGAGAAGATGGACGGCTGCCCGGTCGTTGCGCTCGGCTCGGATGCTGCCAGACAAGGCGTCGACGTAAAGGCGTCATTCGAAGCTGGGATCAGAAAGTACCTCGAGTTGCTCGGTCGTTGGGTTGCCGATACCGACGGCGAAGAGCCCAGCGGTAAGGCCATGGCCATTCTCTCAACCATGGTCGGTGCGGTCGTCCTCTCGCGGGCCGTCAACGACGAGCATTTGTCGAAGCGGTTCCTGCAGGCGGCCGCCGAGAGCGTGCTGACGGCGTCGTCTGCCGGCGATGCCCAGTTGGGACCGCGCCAATGA